DNA from Helicobacter pylori:
AACCTTTAGACAATAAGACCTTAGAAGAAATCGGCTTAGATTGGCACACTAATGATGACATGTCATCTTATATCGCTGATGAAATGGTGGTTGTTTCTCAAAAAGAAGCGGACGCTTATTATGACGCTTGTAATGAGCTTTATGACATGTTTGTAGAGACGGCTGAAGAGGCCATTAAAAACGATCGCTTTTTTGAATTGGATATTCCTAACGCGCTCATTCCTATGATCAAACAGAGTTTTGAAGAGGAAGTGCATTGGCATATTTACGGGCGTTTTGATTTAGCCGGGGGGCTTGATGGCAAGCCCATTAAATTATTGGAATTTAACGCTGATACCCCCACCATGCTTTATGAAACTGCGCTGATCCAATGGGCGTTACTCAAAGCCAATGGCTATGATGAAAACAAGCAATTCAATAACCTTTATGAAGCGCTTGGCGAGAATTTTAAACGCCTGGTTACTTTGGGTGAAGACACGAGCCGTTTTGAAGAGTTGTATGAGGGGTGGAAAATCCTTTTTTCAAGCGTTAGGGGGAATATTGAAGAAGAGCGCACCATGCGTTTTTTGCAAGACGTTGCTCAAAGCGTGGGGTTTGAAACGGATTTTTCTTACATTGATGAGGTGGAGTTTAATGTAGAAGAGGGCGTGTTTAAAAACGGCTTGAATTATGAGTTTTTATTCAAATTAATCCCATGGGAAAACATCGCTATTGATGAGCCAGAATTAGCCCTTTTAATGCAAGGCATGATGGAAAATAAAAACACGATTTTTTTAAACCCGGCTTATACGATCCTTTTCCAATCCAAGCGTTTTTTAAAACTTTTGTGGGACAGATACCCCAACCACCCCTTATTGTTAGAAACGAGCTATGAGCCTTTAACCCATAAAAAGCAAATTAAAAAAGTGGCTTTTGGCAGGGAAGGGGCGAATAGTGAAATCTTTGAAGCTTCCATGCAATCGCTTTTAAAAACGGATGGCGTTTATTCTAACCACAAGCCCATTTATCAAGAGTTTTACGAACTCAATTCGCATAACGGGTTGTATTACCAGCCTAATGTGTTTTTTGCTTATGAATCTTGCGCGTTAGGGTTTAGAAAAGGGGGGTTGATCTTGGATAATTTTTCTAAATTCGTGAGCCACAGGTTGCAATGATGACGGCAATGATGCGTTATTTTCACATCTATGCGACCACTTTTTTCTTCCCTTTGGCGCTTCTTTTTGCGGTTAGCGGGCTTTCATTGCTCTTTAAAGCGCGCCAAGACACTGGCGCTAAGATCAAAGAGTGGGTTTTAGAAAAATCCTTAAAAAAAGAAGAACGATTGGATTTTTTAAAAGACTTTATAAAAGAAAACCATATCGCTATGCCTAAAAAGATAGAGCCTAGAGAGCATAGGGGAGCGTTAGTCATTGGCACGCCTTTGTATGAAATCAACCTTGAAACTAAAGACGCTCAAACAAAAATCAAAACCATTGAAAGGGGCTTTTTAGGCGCGCTCATCATGCTGCATAAGGCTAAGGTGGGCATCGTGTTTCAAGCGCTTTTGGGGATTTTTTGCGTGTTTTTATTGTTGTTTTACTTGAGCGCGTTTTTAATGGTGGCTTTTAAGGACACTAAACGCATGTTTGTAAGCGTTTTAATAGGGAGTGTGGTGTTCTTTGGAGCGATCTATTGGTCTTTGTAGGGTTTAAAAATATCAGCTCTGTTTTGGATATTGGTCATGAAATCTAAAAAAGACCTTTGGGTGTTTTGATAACCAAAATAAAAAAGCTTGCGAAAAGCGAGTGATAGTTTCTCATAACGCGATCTTAAGGGATTAGGAGGATTTAGTTTTGGGTTTGAAGAGGGCGTTAAAGCGCAAAATGCCCCCTTATGAGTTCTAAAAGTCCTATTTTTTAAAAATTAAAGAATAACTAAACCAACACAAAAAACCTCTAAAACTCGCATCTATCTTTAAACTGAAAGCGTTTTTATCTGTCTCATCTGACAACAATTTTTAAAAGAACGCCTGAAATTTAACTATTTTTCGTTATTTTTGTCAAGTCTTTTTATAGCGTGCGCATACCGCTCTGTTATCGTGTGATTCGTATTTATAGCGTGCTTATAATAATAACCACGCCAAAAAGCCATAAATTAAAGCCATTGGAAAAACACAACCAAACGCATATCTATCCCATAGCGCAAAAACACGCTAAAACGTTTTTATTTCACAGGAGTTTTAAATCTAAAACCCACTTCAAGCTAACCTAACAAAAATTTACACCATAAAAATACACTATAAACACAACCAAACAACCGCAAAAAACATTCAAAAA
Protein-coding regions in this window:
- a CDS encoding glutathionylspermidine synthase family protein yields the protein MQVIPLKPLDNKTLEEIGLDWHTNDDMSSYIADEMVVVSQKEADAYYDACNELYDMFVETAEEAIKNDRFFELDIPNALIPMIKQSFEEEVHWHIYGRFDLAGGLDGKPIKLLEFNADTPTMLYETALIQWALLKANGYDENKQFNNLYEALGENFKRLVTLGEDTSRFEELYEGWKILFSSVRGNIEEERTMRFLQDVAQSVGFETDFSYIDEVEFNVEEGVFKNGLNYEFLFKLIPWENIAIDEPELALLMQGMMENKNTIFLNPAYTILFQSKRFLKLLWDRYPNHPLLLETSYEPLTHKKQIKKVAFGREGANSEIFEASMQSLLKTDGVYSNHKPIYQEFYELNSHNGLYYQPNVFFAYESCALGFRKGGLILDNFSKFVSHRLQ
- a CDS encoding PepSY-associated TM helix domain-containing protein, whose translation is MTAMMRYFHIYATTFFFPLALLFAVSGLSLLFKARQDTGAKIKEWVLEKSLKKEERLDFLKDFIKENHIAMPKKIEPREHRGALVIGTPLYEINLETKDAQTKIKTIERGFLGALIMLHKAKVGIVFQALLGIFCVFLLLFYLSAFLMVAFKDTKRMFVSVLIGSVVFFGAIYWSL